The Balneola sp. genomic sequence TCCACCCCTCCGGCCAATTATACTCATGAAAATTGCGATGCATTTTTTCTGCGATTTCTTCTTCTTGAGCCGGGCGAAGTACACCACTCTTTCTAAAGAAGAAACTCTGACTTTGTTCGCTAACATACTGGAGGTTCTCTAACACAGCCTGATAACATTCTTCAGCTCTCCATGATAAAGAAGCGAATCGACCACCTGCGGGATTTACTAACCCTAAGGGAGTTCCGGAGGCTCCGCTAGCAATTCCATAAGGGTCAACTACACATGTACTAACTCCATTGGATGAAAGCTCTTTTGCAAGAGTTATACCTGCTAAACCAGCTCCGAGTATGCAATAGTCGATATTTTTGGTAACTCTGTTAATTATCTATATCCATAAAAAAAGGCCTTCTGAAAATCAGAAAGCCTGAGAAAATTAGCGAGAGGAATTTTACCCTCTGTAATTTCTGCGTTCGATCAACTTTTTAATCTTCTTATTTCCAATCCAAACCTTTTGGTTGGTTTCTACATTAACGAGTTCAAGATTCACAGTATAAAAGACAGCAAGGGTGCTATTATCAACGGCTTCGTCAACAATCGAATTAATGTTTCCGATCATCATAAAGTCGGCGCCTAATTCCTCTGCCATCCTTTTTGTTGTTTCGAAGGAAGCAAAATCCTGTTGATCTGCTCTTTCTTCTCTAATTTGTTGGCGTTCTTCTGAATTTGCTACTACTGATACAGAGCCAGAGTTTACAAAAGCACGTTCCATTTCTTTCGTAAATACTTCAGTATCGATGTGTTCCATACTTTCATTTCTAACTCTTCCCAGTATTAAGACAGGAGGTTTCTGCGTATCCCTGCTAAATTGGTTGAGCCATGGTTTAGTTAGTGCATCACTAATCAGTTCTTCAGCGACGAGTCTGGCATCTGTATCATTCCATTTTCCAGATAGATCTGTAGTTGTACCTGGGTCGATTCGTGTTACTTTATTTGAAGGCTGGCAGGCAGTAACTGCCATAAGTATCATAAGTGTACTCAGTAGAGTGTATCTCATTGTGGTTACCTGTTGGTTTTGGTTGATAATGTTCATTTTGAAAAAATAGATTCTATAAGTTCGAGGTCGGTATTTTCTGTTATATCTACTTCATATTCTTCAGCATAGAGTACTTGTCCTGTTGAAGAAAGATATTCTAATGTGACGGTATTAGTGCCTATTGGGAGGTTAATGGCATGCATCCAGGCCTGACCGGGCATTGTTTGCCATCCTCTTAAATCGGCTTTTTCACTCGCTTCTTTATATAATAGGCTTAGAACTTTTGCAACAAATCCTGCCTCTGTACTTTCTTCTTCAATTGCATCGGAGATTAAAGAGGTTCCTCCAGCTTTAAATAATGATCGGAGAAAAGCCCGGGTATAAATAATAGGTTGTTTGGCCTGATAGATTTCTTTGGAAACAAGATCCATTTCCTCAATAAGATGAAGATTAAGGTCTCTTTTTCCGTTTATTACAGCTCGAACATTATGTACTCTTGTCTGATATAATTCTATTGAAGGAAAGGAGAATTTTAAATAACTCTTATCAAGAAATAATCTAACGTCATTTTGATATTTAATAGGTGATTGACCGGTAAAACTTGTTAGGAGGACATTATATGTTCCCGGGTTTTTCAGGTACTCAAGCTCTTTAGTATCGAAGGGCTCATAATTGCCAAGTGCTGCCTGATCACGGAAAGCTACTCCTATTTTTTCAAACTCTATGCGGGCATTATCAGGATTTCCGGTTTTAGCATATAAAACTGTTGACAGATAATGAGCAAAGGCACTGTTCTGAATATTTACTTTATTCGACTCCCATTCTCCTCTGCCGGAACTGTCTGCCTTTGAGAAGGCATCAGCAAGACCTTTAATCTTTATATCGAGTTGTTCCATTTTAAAGCTCATACGCCGGGTTTCAACAAGTGCGCCTTCCCAGTCTTTTTGATGGACAAAATTTAATGCCTTAAATGCATTCAGATATATATCCTCATAAGGTTCTCCATCGTAGGCTAGTTTATTGTCGTTTGCGATTAGAGATTCAAATCCAACACTAATACTCTTTGTATAATTGTTCTCGATATCAAGCTCTGCTTGGTGCAGGAAAGTGGTACTGCTATCATATTTTCCTGCAAACCGGTAGATCATCCCATTTTCCAGATTCCAAAGTACAGCGTCTTTTCCTTTATATAGATCTCTTTCATCAAAACTTTTCAGGAGTTGTTCTGATTGGCTATAATCTCCATCAGCGAAGGAATTTCTTAGATCATATTGAGCATCATCTAATAGGTAAGAATTACATCCTGCTATTAGAAGCAAAAGGAAAGGGAACAATATTCTAATACAATAAGAATTACTATGTTCTGTTTTTTGCTCCATCTATTTTTTGACCAACCTCATAAGTTTTAAATCCCATTTGTATATTTGCTTGATGATTGAGCACACGCAAAGTTACGTCAAAAAAAATCCCCGGTTATATCACATTTTGGTGCTAGTCGTTTTTTTGACGATTTATGGTTGTGCAACACCAATTGCACCAACTGGTGGTCCACCAGATAAAGAGGCACCAAGAGTCACAGAAACCTTTCCTGTACCGGGCACAACTAACTTTACAGGAGACACCTTCGAGTTCCAGTTTTCTGAGTTTATCCAGCGATCATCAGTTTCACAGAATATTAATGTTGAACCGGATTTAGACCTGGAATACCGCATTAAATGGAAGAAGAAAAAACTGTCGATCACATTTCTGGATCCATTACCTGACTCCACCACAGTGATTCTAACCTTGGGGGGAGAGATTACAGATACAAAAAGAAATAAGATGGGGAGACCCTTAACTGTTGCCGTTTCTACCGGACCGGAAATTGATGAGGGTACGGTAACAGGGAAAATCAAAGAAGCTGAATCAGGAAGATCAGCAGATGGAGCAAAGGTACTGCTTTATAGAGAGCCGTTTGACTTCTCAAAAAAAGCGACCTACCAGGCTGAAACCGATACTTCGGGTGAATTTAACTTCGCGTATCTACGAGAGGGAACCTATAGGGCTATCTATGTGGATGACCGAAACAGAAATAAAATTTGGGAACAAGGCCTGGAAGATGCTCAACCGTTTTCAAAAGAGTTAATAGAACTGGAAAAAGCCGGAGGAGATACTCTCGATGTTTTATACATCAATAAACCAGATACTATTGCACCCAGGTTATTGGGAGTAGGGCTATTTTCTTCTAACCGGTTGAGGCTGAGGTTTAATGAAAATATAAAAATTCAGGAAGGCGCTGATATTTCGGTTCTGGATACTTTAGGTGAGGAGTTTTCATCTGGTTATGTGCTGTATAATTCTCAAAAAGACCCATTTGTTGCTTATGCTCAATCAAGTAATGAGTTGGGATTATCTCAGGAATATGGGATAAGAGTTAACGGAATTACCGATGCGGCTGGAAATAGAGCTGTGACTGAGGATGTAATATTTGAAGGAAGTACACAAGCAGATACAACCATTCAGCGCATAATAAGTCATGAGACAAAAAATGGAATTTCTCCTACTCAAAGTGTAGAAGTAGTGTATGCAGCTCCAATCCAGGATCCAATGATTTTGGATTCCATTGTAGTAATAGAAGGGGATGTGAGTTTTGATGACTGGCCGGCAATTGAAGTAATTAATAATAGACTATTCGTTGATCCTCAGGGTACATGGATAGAAGGATTGACCTATCAATTCCTTGTTTGGAGCCCAAACTCAAGAAGACGTCAACTTTATACTCCGGAAATTTGGGATGAAGTGGAATTGGGTGATCTCATTTTAAAAGCAGCCAATAGAGATAGTGGGGAGGTGTTTTCTGTGTCGCTCGAAAATGAAAGCATTGCTTTTTCTGTAGACACTGTATTTACAGATAGTTTGTTGATCCAAAACCTGCCACCAGTAAACTACACCCTAAAAGTGTTTATAGATAGAAATAGCAATAATAGATGGGATCAGGGGATACCTTTTCCTTTTAAAGCTCCCGAACCTTACTACATTCAACAAGGTGTTCAAATTCGTCAAGGCTTTGCCTCCGAAATTATTATGCAGTTTTAGGTGTTCATAGTTTTGAATGCCTTTTTTAATAAACATTATCTTCTGAGAGCTACTAAATACATCTGCAAATCCATATCTTTGGAACCGCTTCCATAAACTGAACATTGTCTATGTCAACGAAAACAAAAGAATCAAAATCAAAAGAGAGCGACTCTACTTTGTCTATCAATTCAAGTATTCCTTATCAATCACAGAATAAGATTCGGTTTGTAACTGCAGCGAGTTTATTTGATGGTCATGACGCAAGTATCAATATTATGAGGCGTATCCTCCAGAGTAGTGGAGCTGAAGTGATTCATTTAGGACATAACCGTTCGGTTCACGAGATTGTTAATTGTGCTATCCAGGAAGATGTACAGGGGATTGCAATTAGTTCCTATCAAGGTGGGCATGTAGAATATTTTAAATATATGATTGAGCTTCTTGAAGAGCATGGAGCGGGTCATATTAAAGTATTTGGAGGCGGTGGTGGTGTAATTGTACAGGATGAGATAGATGATCTCCATGCATCCGGTGTAACCCGAATTTTTTCTGTTGAAGATGGTAGTAATATGGGGCTCCAGGGTATGATTAACTTCATGCTTAGAGAATGTGATTTTGCCCCTGTTACTATAGGTGATTTTGATGCTCATAAAATAAAAGAGAAAGATTCGATCACCCTTGCTAAAGCTATTTCAGCATTAGAGAACGGAAATGAAGAGCTCATCTCTTATGATCCTGGTAGCTATCTGATGAGTAATGGGAAGCGATTAGATGTTCACTCTGATCGAAATATTCCTCTACTAGGAATAACCGGGACAGGAGGTGCTGGTAAGAGCTCACTTACCGATGAGGTTGTTCGTCGCTTTTTGAATGAATTTACTGATCTGTCAATTGGGATTATCTCTGTTGACCCGTCCAGATTAAAAACGGGTGGTGCCTTATTGGGAGACCGGATACGAATGAACAGCATAGATACTCATAGAGTGTTTATGAGGAGTCTGGCTACTCGCGCGTCAAACAGGTCTACCAGTGCGGCATTGCAAGCTGTGATTGAGTTATACAAAGCAGCTGGTTTCGATTTAATCATTGTAGAGACCAGTGGAATTGGTCAAAGTGGTACAGAAATCGTTGATTTGACTGATATACCAATTTATGTAATGACCAGCGAGTATGGAGCGGCCACTCAGCTTGAAAAGATTAATATGCTTGACCTGGCTGATATTGTAGTGCTCAATAAGTTTGAGAAGAAAGGCTCACAAGACGCCCTTCGTGATGTAAGAAAACAAATGCAAAGGAATTCAGGGCAATGGCATACAAACCCGGAAGAAATGGCTGTGTTTCCTACCATTGCTGCACAATTCAATGATGAAGGGGTAAATCGCCTTTTTAAAGCGCTTGTCGATCGAATCAATGATAAGTATGGGGTAAACTGGGAAACCAGTATTTACACTGATTCTAAGCCTTCAGATGGAATTCAGTCTCAGGCAATCATCCCCGGAAAAAGAGTCCGGTATTTATCTGAAATTTCAGAAACGGTAAGGAACTACCACACATGGGCGAATCAACAAGTTGAAGTAGCAGCTAAATGGGAGCAGGTTAAAGGAACCATCGCTCAATTAAAAGAAGCGGGTTCAAAAGTAGATGCCCAACTATTGACTCCACTTAAGCAGCTTCAATCAAGGTGGGAAGATGAACTGGACAGGGTGCCTAAAAATATTCTTGAAAACTGGGATAATCTGTCAGAAAAATATCAGCAGGAAAGTTTTGATATCCAGATTCGAGACAAGGTTATAAAGAATAAGCTTTATCGAACGTCCTTAAGCGGACTTCAGATCCCAAGAGTAGCTCTTCCGAAGACAAAGCAGGCAGCTGATAGGCTTCATTTCGCCTTGAAAGAGAATTTACCTGGCTATTTTCCATATACGGCTGGAGTTTTCCCATTCAAAAGAGAAGGAGAGGATCCAACGAGGATGTTTGCAGGTGAAGGAACTCCTGAACGTACTAATAAACGTTTTCACTTTGTTAGCGAAGGACTCCCTGCAGCACGATTATCTACGGCCTTCGATTCAGTCACTCTTTATGGTGAAGATCCGGGTTTCAGACCCGACATATATGGGAAGATTGGAAACTCAGGAGTAAGTATTTGTACGCTTGACGATATGAAAAAGCTGTACTCCGGCTTCGAGCTTACTAAACCAACTACATCTGTATCAATGACCATAAACGGTCCCGCTCCAATGATTTTGGCCATGTTTATGAATACAGCCATTGACCAGGAAATAGAGCGTTATTTAAAATCAGAAGGGAAGTGGGAAGAAGCACAG encodes the following:
- a CDS encoding penicillin-binding protein activator LpoB, encoding MRYTLLSTLMILMAVTACQPSNKVTRIDPGTTTDLSGKWNDTDARLVAEELISDALTKPWLNQFSRDTQKPPVLILGRVRNESMEHIDTEVFTKEMERAFVNSGSVSVVANSEERQQIREERADQQDFASFETTKRMAEELGADFMMIGNINSIVDEAVDNSTLAVFYTVNLELVNVETNQKVWIGNKKIKKLIERRNYRG
- a CDS encoding methylmalonyl-CoA mutase, giving the protein MSTKTKESKSKESDSTLSINSSIPYQSQNKIRFVTAASLFDGHDASINIMRRILQSSGAEVIHLGHNRSVHEIVNCAIQEDVQGIAISSYQGGHVEYFKYMIELLEEHGAGHIKVFGGGGGVIVQDEIDDLHASGVTRIFSVEDGSNMGLQGMINFMLRECDFAPVTIGDFDAHKIKEKDSITLAKAISALENGNEELISYDPGSYLMSNGKRLDVHSDRNIPLLGITGTGGAGKSSLTDEVVRRFLNEFTDLSIGIISVDPSRLKTGGALLGDRIRMNSIDTHRVFMRSLATRASNRSTSAALQAVIELYKAAGFDLIIVETSGIGQSGTEIVDLTDIPIYVMTSEYGAATQLEKINMLDLADIVVLNKFEKKGSQDALRDVRKQMQRNSGQWHTNPEEMAVFPTIAAQFNDEGVNRLFKALVDRINDKYGVNWETSIYTDSKPSDGIQSQAIIPGKRVRYLSEISETVRNYHTWANQQVEVAAKWEQVKGTIAQLKEAGSKVDAQLLTPLKQLQSRWEDELDRVPKNILENWDNLSEKYQQESFDIQIRDKVIKNKLYRTSLSGLQIPRVALPKTKQAADRLHFALKENLPGYFPYTAGVFPFKREGEDPTRMFAGEGTPERTNKRFHFVSEGLPAARLSTAFDSVTLYGEDPGFRPDIYGKIGNSGVSICTLDDMKKLYSGFELTKPTTSVSMTINGPAPMILAMFMNTAIDQEIERYLKSEGKWEEAQEKIKAHFEKIGVPVPVYTNEIPKGNNEFGLGLLGITGDKLVEPDVYKRIKAEALSVVRGTVQADILKEDQAQNTCIFSTEFALKMMGDIQEYFTQHKVRNYYSVSISGYHIAEAGANPVTQAAFTLANGFTYVEYYLARGLNIDDFAHNLSFFFSNGLDPEYSVIGRVARRIWAVSMKNKYAANDRSQKLKYHIQTSGRSLHAQEIQFNDIRTTLQALLAIYDNCNSLHTNAYDEAITTPTEESVRRALAIQMIINKELGTAKNENINQGSFFIEELTDLVEEAILAEFDRITDRGGVLGAMESMYQRGKIQDESLYYESKKHSGELPIIGVNTFFGKGSEEENKPVELIRSTEEEKKQQITNLEAFWKRNEGEAQQALDRLKTAARTNGNIFEELMETVKVASLGQISHALYEVGGQYRRNM